The following coding sequences lie in one Miscanthus floridulus cultivar M001 chromosome 9, ASM1932011v1, whole genome shotgun sequence genomic window:
- the LOC136482325 gene encoding zerumbone synthase-like: MMHRLVAEARRRAAPATMAAGGAAGGERWMSSSAASKVRLEGKIALITGGASGLGKAAAQEFIQEGAQAVILADINSKLGLETADELGPNAHFVHCDVAAEDSVAAAVDAAVARHGRLDVMLNSAGVVGPLSPGTSQIASLDFAQFDAVMSVNVRGTLAGIKHAARVMLQTPAPAAAGDGAGGGSILCMASISGILGGLGTYPYSVSKFAIAGIVKAAAAELSRHGVRVNCISPYAVPTPMVVEQFSAMLGEAADEAQVAAIIRGLGDLKGATCEAEDIARAAVYLASDDAKYVSGHNLVVDGGFTSYKHMNLPFPTKPQE, from the exons ATGATGCACCGGCTTGTCGCCGAAGCTAG GAGAAGAGCAGCCCCGGCGACGATGGCCGCCGGCGGTGCGGCGGGCGGCGAGCGGTGGATGTCGTCGTCGGCAGCCAGCAAAGTAAG GCTAGAAGGGAAGATTGCGCTAATCACCGGAGgcgcgagtgggctcggcaagGCGGCGGCCCAGGAGTTCATCCAGGAGGGCGCGCAGGCCGTGATCCTCGCCGACATCAACTCCAAGCTGGGCCTCGAGACGGCTGACGAGCTGGGCCCAAACGCCCACTTCGTGCACTGCGACGTCGCCGCCGAGGACAGCGTCGCCGCGGCCGTGGACGCCGCCGTGGCGCGGCACGGCCGGCTTGACGTCATGCTCAACAGCGCCGGCGTCGTGGGCCCGCTGTCCCCCGGCACGTCGCAGATCGCCAGCCTCGACTTCGCGCAGTTCGACGCCGTCATGTCCGTCAACGTGCGTGGGACGCTGGCGGGGATCAAGCACGCCGCGCGCGTCATGCTGCAGACGCCGGCGCCGGCCGCCGCGGGCGACGGTGCCGGCGGAGGGTCCATCCTCTGCATGGCCAGCATCAGCGGCATTCTCGGCGGGCTGGGCACGTACCCATACTCGGTGTCCAAGTTCGCCATCGCCGGGATCGTCAAGGCCGCGGCGGCCGAGCTCTCGCGCCACGGCGTCCGCGTCAACTGCATCTCGCCGTACGCGGTGCCCACACCGATGGTGGTGGAACAGTTCTCGGCGATGCTGGGCGAAGCTGCCGACGAGGCGCAGGTGGCGGCCATCATCAGGGGGCTCGGGGACCTCAAGGGCGCCACCTGCGAGGCGGAGGACATTGCCAGGGCCGCCGTGTACCTTGCCTCCGACGACGCCAAGTACGTGTCTGGGCACAACCTTGTGGTTGACGGCGGATTCACGAGTTACAAGCACATGAACCTGCCCTTCCCTACCAAACCACAGGAGTGA